Proteins encoded together in one Gemmatimonadota bacterium DH-78 window:
- a CDS encoding P1 family peptidase, which produces MRASPEGSTGRHLGRLALVAAVAVATPACAQAQRPGPTNSLTDVAGIEVGQVEQNGDGFLSGTTVILMRDGGTASVDVQGGAPGTRETDLLAPGGLVTEAHAIVLSGGSAYGLAAATGTMQWLEEQGIGYPIAGGVVPIVPSAILFDLGRGGDFSKRPDADFGYRAAAAATDGPVAQGRVGAGTGARFGLGTASVVLDNGYTVAAIVGLNPAGSPINPETCMPYGMFLELGDEFGLVAPSAADCAPADGGGAQPESGETFNTTIALVATDAPLDQTQAQRMAMVSNSGLARSIRPIHNLGDGDAVFAVATGDGSGEVDRGALQALYNAAADALGRAVVHALLAEGSYCEDYPSACANR; this is translated from the coding sequence ATGAGAGCATCCCCCGAAGGCAGCACCGGCCGACACCTCGGTCGTCTGGCCCTCGTGGCGGCGGTGGCCGTCGCAACCCCCGCCTGTGCCCAGGCCCAGCGGCCCGGCCCGACCAACTCGCTCACCGATGTCGCGGGGATCGAGGTCGGCCAGGTCGAGCAGAACGGCGACGGCTTTCTATCGGGTACGACGGTGATCCTCATGCGTGACGGCGGCACCGCCAGCGTCGACGTGCAGGGCGGCGCCCCGGGCACTCGGGAGACCGACCTCCTGGCCCCGGGCGGACTGGTGACCGAGGCGCATGCGATCGTGCTCAGCGGGGGCAGCGCCTACGGGCTCGCTGCCGCCACCGGCACGATGCAGTGGCTGGAGGAGCAGGGCATCGGCTACCCGATCGCCGGCGGGGTGGTGCCGATCGTGCCGTCGGCCATCCTCTTCGACCTCGGTCGCGGCGGCGACTTCTCCAAGCGGCCCGACGCCGACTTCGGGTACAGGGCCGCCGCCGCCGCCACCGACGGCCCGGTCGCGCAGGGTCGGGTGGGCGCCGGCACCGGGGCCCGATTCGGGCTCGGCACCGCCAGCGTCGTGCTGGACAACGGCTACACCGTGGCCGCCATCGTGGGGCTGAACCCGGCGGGTTCGCCCATCAACCCGGAGACCTGCATGCCCTACGGCATGTTCCTCGAGTTGGGCGACGAGTTCGGGCTGGTCGCGCCCTCGGCCGCCGACTGCGCGCCGGCGGACGGCGGCGGTGCTCAGCCCGAGTCGGGCGAGACCTTCAACACGACGATCGCCCTCGTCGCCACCGATGCGCCGCTCGATCAGACCCAGGCCCAGCGGATGGCGATGGTGTCGAACAGCGGGCTGGCGCGCTCGATCCGACCGATTCACAACCTCGGCGACGGAGACGCGGTGTTCGCCGTCGCCACCGGCGACGGGAGTGGCGAGGTGGACCGGGGAGCGCTGCAGGCGCTCTACAACGCCGCCGCCGACGCCCTCGGGCGGGCCGTGGTCCACGCGCTTCTCGCCGAGGGTTCGTACTGCGAGGACTACCCCAGCGCCTGCGCCAACCGCTGA